The Salvelinus namaycush isolate Seneca chromosome 5, SaNama_1.0, whole genome shotgun sequence genome segment CATGCAGTGCTCTAATTTCTCAATGATCAAACCATTTCTGGATTCATTTTTATATCAATTTTGTATCAATGAGGTAGCCTTGATTAATTAATTTTATGTTTTACTTTCTATATTCTACTGACATTTTAATGAATGCCCATTTACTGCAGATGCTCTTGCATTTTCTTATCATTTGAATAGAATTACATAAAAGTAGATTAAATCAGCAGTAATAGAGCAGCAATAGTGTCAATTTGAGTAGTAATATTGGGTATCTTCCCCTGTTGCCAGGTGTGTTGTGACCACAGTCGATTCACAGTTCAGGTTGAtgtaaaacacttcaacccaGAGGAGTTGATGGTCAAGGTGATAGGAGACTTTGTGGAGGTCCAAGGGAAACACAAAGAGAAAAAAGTAAGCAACTACTGTGTTACATGTATTATGCAAGAGTTGTTCTCTGTTCATAATCACACTGTCATAGTGTGATGACAGACATTGAATATAGCCTGGTTGCTATGCAGTCTGTTTCTGCTTCAGACAACTACTGACCAAACAGACTGGAAACCAGTCCACTTGTTAGCCTGAAAACGAGCATTCCTCACTGACTGTGTTCACTATAACGTGTGTTTGCAGGATGGGTCGGGGCTGGTGACGCGACAGTTTAACCGGCGCTACAGGATTCCAGAGGGAGTGGACTCCATGGCTCTGGAGTCGGCTGTGTCGCCTGAAGGCATCCTCATCATATCTGCCCCTATGCTGCAGGGGGAGAACTCCACACACCGGTCCCACTCAGAACCATGAGCATACACACCATAAGAACAAACACACCATAAGAACAAACACACAATCCATAGGAACcagtgttggggggggggggggggggggggggggggtagtaaactacatgtagttcaactagtaatttaactacattttgcagtagcttggtggcaGTTCATATCTTGGTAGTATTTAGTAGTTTGCTACACAGCAAAAAAAAGTagttaactactggaactacacactactttttttgCAAATAgaaaatatgggtgaagtaggcaatcatttcctttctttttcagtATTACCCCTTTCTAATTCTCATTTGAAACAGTTGTGTTTAATAtgctaaattacacattctgttaacatcttactccagagtgatctgttcttgcaatttgtagtctgacatttcaaatatAGTTTTCGCAAAGTAGTTTGCAATTTTTCAAATTAACTTAgttaaagaaaataaaaatgtagTTATGGGTaactttagtgtagcttaacttcttccagtgtgaagtaattggtgaCTTGGTAAACTGTACACACACCAAATAAGGATAGAAGCAAAAATACAGGCAAGCTCTCCTCCAACAGACATATCAAACACTCACCAAGGAGCTGGTGCCTGCCTGTACCAAAACACCCATTAACTAAGCCGTCACACCATTAGaattccctgctctctctccctctgaggtTTGTACATATTAACAGGACAGATTCCTCATTTAAAAGCATCCCTCATCCTAAATAATCCCATTTAACTCATCAATCTTAATATTTTTATGGAACCATTCATTGTAAATATGATATAAAACCATTGAAAATGTTGATTTGATTGTGTGGCGTGTCTAATGCCCTCTAAATCATGTGTAAATGTTTTAACACTCAGATTATCAAGTATGTTCACAAAACCCAACAGTAAGGTTGTTGTATATTTTCTAACTATTCATTGTAAAAAGAGAATTTGTTAACAAAAATAAATGCACTATATATTTcggtacaaaaataaaaatgctgTTGAATTGATTGTTGTTTTTGTTCCATGTGTGTGCTCACCACCAGTGATCACGCTTCCTGGAATTCATCCAACAGTCCACCTCGCTGAAAGAAAAAACATCTATTTTTAGAGCATGTTCCAAGGTTGCTTCAACACTTTGCATAGCCAAATATTATATCACTCTACGAACCATATCTGTGTCTGCAATGAGAAGACAAAACAATCAGCATAACACATGATTTaacaatacagtgcattcggaaagtattcaggccccttgactttttccacattttgttatgttacagctttattctaaaatagattaaatcgtttccccccctctatctacatacaataccccataatgaccaagcaaaacaggttttttgattttttttgcaaataaagaactgaaatatgacatttacataagtattcagaccctttactcagtactttgttgaagcacctttggcagcgataacaacctcgagtcttcttgggaatgacgctacaagcttggcacacctgtatttggggagtttctcccattcttctctgcagatcctctcaagctctgtcaggttggatggggagcatcgctgcacagctattttcaggcctctccagagatgttcgatcaggttcaagtccaggctctggctgggccactcaaggacattcagagacttgtcccgaagtcactcctacattgtcttggctgtgtgcttagggtcattgtcctgttctaaaaacctgtttttgctttgtcattatgggatattgtgtgtagattgatgaggatttttatttttatttaatcaattttagaataaggctgtatacagtgccttcagaaagtattcatacccctggacttattccacattttgttgtgttacagcctgaattcacaaTTTATGAAATATTTATTTTCTCAACCATctatgtttttagaaattattccaaattttttgaaaatgaaatacagaaatttgtagaagcacctttggcagtgattacagctgtgaatctttctgggtaagtctctaagagcttttcacacctggattgtgtaacaTTTGCCC includes the following:
- the LOC120048575 gene encoding alpha-crystallin A chain-like, which translates into the protein MDFDLPPTFPASGIAWERVLPPLLPGLNGTFGLYSFTPSELLTPVTEHTGSAQVCCDHSRFTVQVDVKHFNPEELMVKVIGDFVEVQGKHKEKKDGSGLVTRQFNRRYRIPEGVDSMALESAVSPEGILIISAPMLQGENSTHRSHSEP